A window of the Polaribacter sp. HaHaR_3_91 genome harbors these coding sequences:
- a CDS encoding UDP-N-acetylmuramate--L-alanine ligase, producing the protein MKIHFIAIGGSAMHNLAIALYQKGYQVSGSDDTIHNPSKSRLEKYGLLPEVFGWFPEKITTELEVIILGMHAKKDNPELLKAQELGLKIYSYPEFLYEQSKDKTRVVIGGSHGKTTITSMILHVLNYHEKEVDYMVGAQLEGFETMVHLTEENDFIVLEGDEYLSSPIDMRPKFHLYKPNIALLSGIAWDHINVFPTFEGYVDQFKIFTDSMVNGGSMVYNEEDTIVKDVVESSENHIKKYPYTTPEHFIENGITYLETAEGNLPLEIFGKHNLQNLAGAKWICQHMGVDEDDFYEAIASFAGASKRLEKIIETPSTVIFKDFAHSPSKVAATTKAVKEQYSERTVLACLELHTYSSLNAEFLAEYKGALDAADKAVVFYSPHAVKIKQLSAVTAEQIANAFERDDLTIYTNPDEFKAFLFSQNLEKSAVVLMSSGNYGGLDFEEVKNLV; encoded by the coding sequence ATGAAAATTCATTTTATTGCTATTGGCGGAAGTGCCATGCACAACCTTGCAATTGCTTTATACCAAAAAGGATACCAAGTTTCTGGATCTGATGATACAATTCATAATCCTTCTAAATCTCGATTAGAAAAATACGGGCTATTGCCAGAAGTATTTGGCTGGTTTCCAGAGAAAATAACAACCGAATTAGAGGTGATTATTTTAGGTATGCATGCTAAAAAAGATAATCCAGAATTATTAAAAGCCCAAGAATTAGGTTTAAAAATTTATTCTTATCCTGAGTTTTTATATGAGCAATCTAAAGATAAAACGCGCGTTGTTATTGGTGGTTCTCACGGAAAAACTACCATCACCTCTATGATTTTACATGTGTTAAATTATCATGAAAAAGAAGTAGACTATATGGTTGGTGCACAATTAGAGGGTTTTGAAACCATGGTGCATTTAACTGAAGAAAACGATTTTATTGTTTTAGAAGGTGATGAATATTTGAGTTCGCCAATTGATATGAGACCAAAGTTTCATTTATACAAACCAAACATTGCTTTATTAAGCGGAATTGCTTGGGATCATATTAATGTTTTTCCAACATTTGAAGGTTATGTTGATCAGTTTAAAATCTTTACAGATTCTATGGTAAATGGAGGAAGTATGGTGTATAATGAAGAAGATACCATTGTAAAAGACGTTGTGGAATCATCAGAAAATCATATTAAAAAATATCCTTACACAACACCAGAACATTTTATTGAAAACGGAATTACCTATTTAGAAACAGCAGAAGGAAACTTACCATTAGAGATTTTTGGAAAGCACAATCTTCAGAATTTAGCCGGGGCAAAGTGGATTTGTCAACATATGGGAGTTGATGAAGATGATTTTTATGAAGCCATTGCTAGTTTTGCAGGTGCAAGTAAACGATTAGAAAAGATTATTGAAACTCCATCAACAGTAATTTTTAAAGATTTTGCACATTCGCCAAGTAAAGTGGCTGCAACTACAAAAGCGGTTAAAGAACAGTATTCTGAGAGAACTGTTTTGGCTTGTTTAGAGTTACATACATATTCTAGTTTAAATGCAGAATTTTTAGCAGAATATAAAGGAGCATTAGATGCGGCCGATAAAGCGGTGGTGTTTTATTCTCCGCATGCTGTAAAAATAAAACAATTATCAGCAGTTACTGCGGAACAAATTGCAAACGCTTTTGAAAGAGACGATTTAACTATTTATACAAATCCAGATGAATTTAAAGCCTTTTTATTCAGTCAGAATTTAGAAAAATCAGCAGTGGTTTTAATGAGTTCGGGTAATTATGGAGGTTTAGATTTTGAAGAGGTTAAGAATTTGGTTTAG
- a CDS encoding TrkH family potassium uptake protein, with translation MTSTLNTKIIFRFLGITAILNGFFMFIAYPFSVYHEENAKWGILNAGIVTVITGLLLYFLNKPKSTNIKKKDGYLIVTLGWLILSLTGMLPYLFSGTIPSVADAFFETISGYSTTGSSILTNIESMPKGILFWRSATHWIGGMGIIVLTIAILPLLGIGGMQLFMAEAPGPSADKLHPRITDTAKRLYLIYISLTFAQFFLLKIAGMTWFDAINHAMATMSTGGFSTKNSSVAFYNNLPLVQYIIIFFMFVAGTNFVITYFALKGKIRKIFESEEFKYYFVGIISVSALIAILIIFFQDNNLQTTIQHPMIFGEVESAIRHSLFMVISVVTTTGFVSADFTMWNFFATGIFFALFFTGGSAGSTSGGIKIVRHIVMLKNSFLEFKKALHPNAIIPVRLDGKSIPPTIVFNILSFFIIYMLIFILASVILTLLGLDFMSALGAAASSLGNIGPAIGSVSPVDSYAHLSDAAKWFCSFLMLIGRLELFTVLILFTPFFWRKN, from the coding sequence ATGACGAGTACTTTAAACACCAAAATAATATTTCGCTTTTTAGGTATTACAGCAATCTTAAACGGATTCTTTATGTTTATTGCATATCCGTTTAGCGTGTACCACGAAGAAAATGCTAAATGGGGTATTTTAAATGCAGGAATTGTAACTGTAATTACAGGACTGCTACTTTACTTTCTTAACAAGCCTAAAAGCACCAATATAAAGAAGAAAGACGGTTACTTAATTGTTACCTTAGGTTGGTTAATTCTCTCCTTAACAGGAATGCTCCCCTATTTGTTTTCTGGTACAATACCAAGCGTTGCAGATGCTTTCTTTGAAACTATATCTGGCTATTCTACCACAGGTTCATCCATTTTAACCAACATAGAATCCATGCCAAAAGGAATTCTATTTTGGAGAAGCGCAACCCACTGGATTGGAGGAATGGGAATAATTGTTCTAACCATTGCTATTTTGCCTCTTTTAGGTATTGGAGGAATGCAACTTTTTATGGCAGAAGCTCCAGGACCATCTGCAGATAAATTACATCCTAGAATTACAGATACTGCAAAACGCTTGTATTTAATTTATATATCGCTAACGTTTGCTCAATTCTTTTTATTAAAAATTGCTGGTATGACTTGGTTTGATGCCATTAATCACGCAATGGCAACAATGAGTACAGGTGGTTTTTCTACAAAGAATAGTAGTGTCGCTTTTTATAACAACTTACCTCTTGTACAGTATATTATTATCTTTTTTATGTTTGTTGCAGGTACTAACTTTGTAATTACTTATTTTGCTTTAAAAGGGAAGATTCGTAAAATTTTTGAAAGCGAAGAGTTTAAATATTACTTTGTTGGAATTATAAGTGTTTCTGCATTAATTGCTATTTTAATCATCTTTTTTCAAGACAATAATTTACAAACAACCATTCAGCACCCTATGATTTTCGGTGAAGTAGAAAGCGCTATTAGACATTCTCTATTTATGGTGATTTCTGTGGTAACTACAACTGGTTTTGTTAGTGCAGATTTTACCATGTGGAATTTCTTTGCAACAGGTATTTTCTTTGCATTGTTTTTTACAGGTGGTTCCGCAGGTTCTACAAGTGGTGGAATTAAAATAGTTAGGCATATTGTAATGCTTAAAAATAGCTTTCTAGAATTTAAAAAAGCCTTACATCCAAACGCAATTATCCCGGTACGATTAGACGGAAAATCGATACCTCCAACTATTGTATTTAATATACTATCGTTTTTTATTATTTACATGCTTATTTTTATATTAGCTTCTGTAATACTAACGCTTTTAGGCTTAGACTTTATGTCTGCTTTAGGTGCTGCAGCTTCTTCTTTAGGAAACATTGGACCTGCAATTGGTAGTGTAAGTCCGGTAGATAGTTATGCACATTTATCTGATGCCGCTAAATGGTTTTGTTCTTTTTTAATGCTTATTGGTCGTTTAGAACTTTTTACAGTGCTTATTCTATTTACTCCATTTTTTTGGCGAAAAAATTAA
- a CDS encoding nucleotidyltransferase family protein gives MNKGNKEEIENQLKTTEIDWEAVVKVSTGHFVFPSLYCNLKRANFLHYLPEELVNYMIHITDLNRERNKQIIDQAIEINALLLANHITPIFLKGTGNLLEGLYEDIAERMVGDIDIIVSNTDFKKAIQLLKSEKYSAKNEVYMNFHWHYPKMVKENRIAAIEVHNKVLKKPYTQYLDYQTLKKDSFSVNKITVASFENQSLITVLQKQINDNLYFSKTITLRNAYDSYLLANKTTLKKRVLNNKKLEKYLNNYAIVASEILNHPKSLSFIKNEEASKYLKSYLLILENSQAEIKKINRINSYIKLKDKLKILQYSFTDKDYRTYTFRRFKSVPFYLKQLGLKKTKPNS, from the coding sequence TTGAATAAAGGAAACAAAGAAGAAATTGAAAATCAATTAAAAACTACAGAAATAGATTGGGAAGCTGTTGTAAAAGTAAGTACCGGTCATTTTGTATTTCCTTCTTTGTATTGCAACCTTAAAAGAGCCAATTTCTTGCATTATTTACCAGAAGAATTGGTTAATTATATGATTCATATTACGGATTTAAATAGAGAAAGAAATAAGCAAATTATTGATCAGGCTATAGAAATAAATGCTCTTTTATTGGCAAATCATATTACTCCTATTTTCTTAAAAGGAACAGGCAACTTACTTGAAGGATTATACGAAGATATTGCAGAGAGAATGGTTGGCGATATAGATATAATTGTTTCGAACACTGATTTTAAAAAAGCCATTCAACTTTTAAAAAGCGAAAAATATTCCGCTAAAAATGAGGTTTACATGAACTTTCATTGGCACTATCCAAAAATGGTAAAAGAGAACCGTATTGCTGCCATAGAAGTGCATAATAAGGTTTTAAAGAAACCATACACCCAATATTTAGATTACCAAACTCTAAAAAAAGACTCTTTTTCTGTAAATAAAATTACAGTTGCTTCTTTTGAAAATCAATCTTTAATTACAGTTTTACAAAAACAGATTAATGATAATCTTTATTTTTCTAAAACAATTACTTTAAGAAATGCTTATGACAGCTATTTATTAGCTAACAAAACAACCTTAAAAAAGAGAGTTTTAAATAATAAAAAGTTAGAGAAATATCTTAATAATTATGCAATTGTTGCATCAGAAATATTGAATCACCCAAAAAGTTTATCTTTTATTAAAAATGAAGAAGCTTCTAAATATTTAAAATCTTACCTTTTAATTTTAGAAAATTCCCAAGCGGAAATCAAAAAAATTAATCGAATTAATTCTTATATAAAATTAAAAGATAAGCTAAAAATTCTACAATATTCTTTTACTGATAAAGATTATCGTACATATACATTTAGGCGTTTTAAAAGTGTTCCATTTTATTTAAAACAACTTGGTTTAAAAAAAACTAAACCAAATTCTTAA